In Dryobates pubescens isolate bDryPub1 chromosome 19, bDryPub1.pri, whole genome shotgun sequence, the following are encoded in one genomic region:
- the GINS2 gene encoding DNA replication complex GINS protein PSF2 isoform X4 — protein MEPAEAEFLAEKEMVTIVPNFSLDRIHLIGGDLGPFNPGLPVEVPVWLAISLKQRQKCRLIPPEWMDVEKLEEIRDQERKENTFTPMPSPYYMELTKLLLNYASDNIPKADEIRTLVKETWDTRIAKLRLSADSFVRQQEAHAKLDNLTLMEINTTGTFLTQALDHMYKLRTNLQPGESSQSQDF, from the exons ATGGAGCCGGCCGAGGCCGAGTTCCTGGCCGAGAAGGAGATGGTGACGATCGTGCCCAACTTCAGTCTCGACCGGATCCACCTGATCGGG GGGGATTTGGGTCCCTTCAATCCTGGCTTGCCAGTGGAAGTGCCTGTCTGGTTGGCCATTAGCctgaagcagaggcagaagtgTCGGCTGATTCCTCCAGAGTGGATGGATGTTG AGAAACTGGAGGAAATCCGGGATCAGGAACGCAAAGAGAACACCTTCACTCCGATGCCCAGCCCCTATTACATGGAACTCACCAAGCTGCTGTTAAACTA TGCCTCAGACAACATCCCCAAAGCCGATGAGATCCGCACGCTGGTGAAGGAGACGTGGGACACCCGGATCGCCAAGCTGCGGCTGTCTGCGGACAGCTTCgtcaggcagcaggaggctcaCGCCAAG CTGGATAACTTAACCCTGATGGAGATCAACACGACAGGGACGTTCCTTACCCAAGCCTTGGATCATATGTACAAGCTCCGGACTAATCTTCAGCCTGGTGAGAGTTCCCAATCCCAGGATTTTTGA
- the GINS2 gene encoding DNA replication complex GINS protein PSF2 isoform X2, translating into MEPAEAEFLAEKEMVTIVPNFSLDRIHLIGGDLGPFNPGLPVEVPVWLAISLKQRQKCRLIPPEWMDVEKLEEIRDQERKENTFTPMPSPYYMELTKLLLNYASDNIPKADEIRTLVKETWDTRIAKLRLSADSFVRQQEAHAKLDNLTLMEINTTGTFLTQALDHMYKLRTNLQPDLLKPSELHAPSAVCNNLLLSSHCRQAEEGAGSFLAGWELLQSC; encoded by the exons ATGGAGCCGGCCGAGGCCGAGTTCCTGGCCGAGAAGGAGATGGTGACGATCGTGCCCAACTTCAGTCTCGACCGGATCCACCTGATCGGG GGGGATTTGGGTCCCTTCAATCCTGGCTTGCCAGTGGAAGTGCCTGTCTGGTTGGCCATTAGCctgaagcagaggcagaagtgTCGGCTGATTCCTCCAGAGTGGATGGATGTTG AGAAACTGGAGGAAATCCGGGATCAGGAACGCAAAGAGAACACCTTCACTCCGATGCCCAGCCCCTATTACATGGAACTCACCAAGCTGCTGTTAAACTA TGCCTCAGACAACATCCCCAAAGCCGATGAGATCCGCACGCTGGTGAAGGAGACGTGGGACACCCGGATCGCCAAGCTGCGGCTGTCTGCGGACAGCTTCgtcaggcagcaggaggctcaCGCCAAG CTGGATAACTTAACCCTGATGGAGATCAACACGACAGGGACGTTCCTTACCCAAGCCTTGGATCATATGTACAAGCTCCGGACTAATCTTCAGCCTG ACCTCCTTAAGCCATCAGAGCTTCATGCCCCTTCAGCTGTCTGCAACaacctcctcctcagcagccactgcaggcaggcagaggagggagcaggcagcttccTGGCTGGATGGGAattgctccagagctgctga